A region of the Bacteroidales bacterium genome:
CACCCATTACTAATCGCCCTGTTCAAAAACGTATTCAGTGGTAACATAGCCTTCGATATTTCAAGAATCAGGGAAGGAAATTTAGCAGATAAAACCACTTCATCATCAATCATTGAAGACACTATGTAACTCTTATATTTCAGCAATTCAACAAATGGAAAATCTGCAGGGAAATCTTTTGGAGGCTTCTTTAACTTATCAAAATCATCCAAAGTCCCGAAATACTTCACAAAATCTTTTGCTTCCAATATCTTGTTGAACTCATCACTATTGAAATAGACTTCATTCCTGACCAATTTCAGGATATCAGGTTGTGGCATATAAACACCCCCGGCAACCATACTGGCACCCGGCTCAATATGAATATAATATCCCGGGTTGAAAGTCTTCCTTCCACCTTTGCTTATAAAGGCTCCAAAATTTGTTTTGTAAGGAGACTTATCCTTCGAAAATCTTACATCTTTAAAAATCCGGAACATGCAATCCTTGACTTCCGGTGCCTGTATCATTGGATCTAAAATATTCAACTCCTTGATGGTAATCGCTATCAACGCTTCTGCCTCTGCCTTTGCAGCTTCATAGGCCTTTTTATTTGCCTGAAACCACTCCCTCGTATTATTCTCTTTTAATTGCCTTAGAAAATCAAATGTTTTATCTGTGATCATATGAAAAGTTTGAAAAGTTGTTGATCAAAAATACAATTTTCCTGTCGAAACACTCCGATTTTTTACTACTTTAGACTTGCGGTATCGCATATCAGTTATTTCAGTTTTTCATATAAATCTTTCTTCTATGAGGCATTTTATTTTATGCACAATTGTGCTATTCTTCAACATTTCCCAAGAAATTAAGGCTCAATACGGAACTCCTGTTGGCTCCAGGTCATTATCCCTTGGAGGAGCATCTGTCACTTTAACAGACCCATTTTCTGTTTCCAATAACCAGGCAGGAATGGCTTTTATTGAAAAATCCTCCCTGGCTATCTGTTATGAGAATCCATTTCTTTTAAAGGAACTGTCAAAAAAAGCATTGCTTTTGTCCTTAAAAACCCGCTATGGCAATTTGGGAATGACGCTCCTTCAAACTGGAAATTCTGATTATAATACACTCTTCACTGGTATTGCATATTCCAGGAGGTTAGGACGACAAATTGCCTGTGGAATTCAATGCGATTTGTTGCGAACTCATCTCTCAGATGGATATGGCCAACGGTATATTCCCAGTTGTGAATTAGGACTGATAATGTTTGTTAAAGAAAATCTTCTTTTCGGGGTTCACATCTTCAATCCGGTTCGGTCCTTACTGAGCCCGGCATTTCATGAGAGAGTGCCTACCATCATGAAATCCGGACTCAAATATATTTTCTCATCGCAGCTCTCCTTATTAGTTGAGGTATCGAAAAACACTCATCAACCCATGCAATTCCATTCAGGCATTGAATACTCACCTGTCAAATCCATTTCAGCCAGGATGGGTTATGGTTCTTTGCCAAATCGCTACTCTTTTGGTTTTGGGTTTCAAAAGGGTACCTACGACATCAATCTAACTGGATGTTATCATGAAACCCTGGGCTTTTCACCAAATGCTTCTATATCATATTCCTTTTAATGAACACTTTTAAGTATTTATATATGAAAACATTAGCTTCTAAATTGCTGATATTTATTGTTATTATTTGTCAATCCCATGAGGTTCATTCTCAAACCCTGGATAGCCTTGTTGGTGAACCGGAAAGTCTGCTCGAGGGAATGATGGAACAATACACTTCAGCGACTTCTTCAGAGACAGACTTCAGTCAATGGTTCCTCGAACTGGAAACCCTGAAATTCCGCCCGGTAAACATCAATTCCATGAATCAGGAAGAACTACAAAGGCTTCCTTTACTCAACGATCAGCAGATCATGAATCTTCAGGCTTATACCAGGGAATATGGCTTACTGGCTTCAATTTATGAGTTGCAATGGATTGACGGGTTTAATCAAGTCTTCATCGACCGTATTGCTCCTTATATCACGATTGAGTTCAGGCAGGAAGATGATTTTAAACTAAAAAATGCTTTTAAGTATGGTCATTCTAAAATTGAAATGAGATACCAGAGAATTATTGAAGACCAGTCTGGTTATGAAAAGGTTTCAGATAGCCAGATTTTTCTTAAACCCAATTATTATTACACCGGCAACCAGGACGGATTAGCCATCCGATACCGATACTCTTACCGGGATCAGCTTCAACTGGGCATCGTTGCGGAAAAAGATGCCGGGGAGGCATTGTTTGGTGGCCCTGATTCCTTAAGAAAAGGATTTGATTATTATTCATGGCATCTTTACCTGAAAAATATCAGGAAGTTATCCTACCTGGCTCTGGGAGATTACCAGGTCCAGTTTGGACAAGGGTTAACGCTGTCAACAGGACTTTCCATGGGGATGATATCGGGAATCCTGCCTTCCAGGAAAAGAGCTACCCTAATCAAACCCCATAACTCATTTAATGAAAATACATTTTTTCGGGGCATTGCTGCAGGGATCCGCCAGAAACGATTCTTATTTACAACCTTTTATTCGATGAGAAAAAAAGATGGTAACCTGGTAAATTCCGACTCCACAGAAGATGCATCAGCATTTGTAACCTCTATTCAGGAATCCGGGTATCACCGGACAATTGCTGAGATTGCCGACAAAAAGGTCATTTCAGAACAACTGATGGGGTTAAACATCCAATGGTCCGGATCCCATGTGCTTTACGGAGCAACATTTTACCATTCCGGCTATTCGCTTGAGATCCAGAAGAAATCAGATCCATCTGATTTAACATCAAATGGAACAGCTGGTGGAAATTATTTGGGAGTGGATTATTCCTATTCCTACAAAAGGATGATTTTGTATGGTGAAGGCTCTTATCAATTAAATGGTGGATATGCTTTTATCCAGGGATTAAATTTATCGCTTCATCCAATGCTGACTGTCTCCTCTTTTTATAGAAGCACTGGTTTCAATTATATAAATAATTATTCAGCCATTTCCGGCAGTTCCGGTACTAATAAAAGTGAATGGTATATGGGAATTGAAACGGTTTTTAAAAGATTCAGCATCACTGCATATACCGATCTGCAGCAATATTCCTGGTTACGTTACAGGGTTGATTCCCCTTCGCTGGGCTCAAGCCAGGGCATAGAATTATTTTTCACTTTAGGCAGGAAAGGTGAAACAAGTTTCAGGTATAAGAATTCCATCAATGCAATGAACATGGATTTGGAGTTAGAAAAGGTTCAAAAGATCGGATATTCAAAAAAGCAGGATTTTCAGTGGACTTTATCTTATCAACCTCTTCCATGGCTGAGAATTGGCAATAAAGTATATATAAGTCAATTACAATCAGCAGATGCAGCAAAAGAGAAGGCCTACATGATCAGTCAGGATTTAAAAATCCAGGCATTTGGTTCAAAACTGGGTTTCATGCTCCGCTACACGATGTTTGATACCGATTCCTACGAATCCCGGTTGTATTCCTACGAAAACGACCTCCCTTCCAGTTTTTCAGTACCTGCACTAAATGGAAGAGGAAGCAGGTATTACCTTATGTTGCAGCTAAATATGATTAAAGATACCGATATTTGGATTCGCTATTCCAGGACCTGTTTCCCTTCTGCAACTCATATTTCAGAAGGCTCCAGCCAGATAGCGTCGGATCACAAAAGCGATATCAGGTTGATGGTATCATTCAGATTTTAACTTTTTGGACCACTGTATATCAGCGTTAAAATCTCATTACTGATCATCCTTGGTATTCTTCCATATTTGGCTATATTTGTCCGTGAATGAATGAATGTCTTTTAATTCTAACTAAACACATCCAATATGTTTAAGAATCATCCAAAAGGATTACTAGCGGCGGCCCTTGCTAACATGGGCGAGCGATTTGGGTTCTATACTATGATGGGGATTCTGGTTTTGTTTTTGCAAGCCAAATTTGGGCTTTCAGGAACTAATGCCGGACTTATCTATTCCATCTTCTATTTTTCAATCTATATCCTCGCATTTGTAGGAGGATTAATAGCAGATAGAACCCGGAATTATAAAGGAACTATACTTGTTGGACTTGTGGTAATGGCAATAGGATATTTCATGATTGCTTTCCCAACACCCACACCAGTATCAAATCAAACCTTATTTCTGATTATTACTTGTATTGGACTATTCACCATCGCTTTTGGAAACGGACTTTTCAAAGGAAACCTGCAGGCTTTGGTAGGACAGATGTATGATAATAGTACCTATTCAAAAATGCGGGATAGCGGGTTTTCATTATTCTATATGTTTATCAATGTAGGTGCCCTGTTTGCCCCATTGATTGCAGTAGCTGTAAGAAATGGCTGGCTTGGCAGTCATGGCTTCGAATACAATTCAAGTCTACCTGAACTTTGTCATGCATATCTGAATAAAACCATTACCCCTGAAGCCCAGGAAAAACTAAGTACCCTGGCCAATGAAGTAAGCCGCGGTGTTCCCGTGACCGATCTTGATGCTTTTGTAAATGCCTACCTGAATGTATTTACAACAGGATTCCATTATGCTTTTGGAGTTGCCATATTTGCAATGGCAATATCATTGGTTATTTACCTGGTGAACAAGAAAACATTCCCTAATCCTGCGCCTAAGGTTTCAACATCAAAAAGCACTGATCCATCTGCCATTCACATGGATGTTAAAGAAATCAAACAACGCATGTATGCATTGTTTGCAGTATTCGGTGTAGTGATCTTTTTCTGGTTTTCATTCCATCAAAATGGGCTCACGCTTACATACTTTGCAAAAGACTATACCGATCTTAGCATTCTAAAAATTAACCTGGGATTTACAGTTATCAAAGGGGCTGAAATCTTCCAGTCAATTAATCCGTTTTTTATTGTCCTTCTCACACCTATTATTATGGGCCTTTTTGGCTGGCTCCGCGCAAAAGGAATCGAGCCTTCAACTCCCAAAAAGATTGCCATCGGTATGTTTATAGCAGCTCTGGCTTATTTCGTGATGTCAATGGGTTCTTTTGGACTTCCTTTGAAATCAGAAGTTGAAGCTATGGGTGGCTTACCTGAACCTGAGAAAGTAACTCCATTCCTTCTTATTGGCACCTATTTTATCCTGACTGTTGCAGAACTTTTCATTAGTCCATTAGGAATCGCTTTTGTTTCAAAAGTAGCACCTCCTCAATACCAGGGTATAATGCAAGGTGGATGGCTGGGAGCAACAGCTATAGGAAATCAACTGCTCTTTATCGGTGCAATTCTTTATCAGGATGTACCCATCTGGCTTACCTGGTCAGTATTTGTTGTAGCTTGTCTTATTTCAATGCTCACAATGTTATTTATGTTGAGATGGCTTGAAAGAGTAGCTAAATAGAATTAAACAATACCTTTGAGAGGCTGAACGATCATTGTTCAGCCTCTCTTTTTTTATGATAACCTCAGAAAACATATTTCCCTGGAATCACCAGCGACGGTTCAACTCGTATGCTGAACATTTCAGAAAAGAATTTGGCCGTCGGGTACAGAAAGTAACCATCGATGCCGGTTTTACCTGTCCGAACAGGGATGGCACCAAATCAACAGGAGGATGCACCTATTGTGATAATGATGCATTTAACCCTTCCTATTGCCAGCCTCATAAATCAATAGAGCAACAGATAACCGAAGGAATTGAATTCCATAGGGTCCGCTATAGGCGTGCCACCCATTTTCTCGCCTATTTCCAGGCTTTTTCTAACACCTATGCCTCTCTTGATGAACTGAAAAAGCTATACAATGAAGCTCTTGCAGTACCTGGTGTTATTGGACTGGTTATTGGCACCCGTCCAGATTGCATTGATGACGAAAAACTGGAATATTTTGCAGATCTGGCTAAAAAATATCACATCATCATAGAATATGGGATTGAATCCTGTAATAATACTACACTGGAACGTATCAACAGGCAACACACCTTTGAAGATAGTGTTGAAGCCATAAAAAAAACTGCTGACTATGGAATCAGAACAGGTGCCCATCTTATCTTCGGATTACCAGGCGAAACAAGGCAGGAAATGCTGAATAATGCCTCACTCCTCTCAACCCTTCCTTTGAATAATATTAAATTTCATCAACTTCAAATCATAAAAAATACAGCCATGGCATTAGATTATTCCAAACACCCTGAAGATTACCATCTTTTTAGCCTGGAAGAGTATATTGAATTCATCATTCAATTCGTAGAACGCTTAAATCCAGAATTTGTAATTGAACGGTTTACCTCTGAAGTACCTCCCCGATACCATGTTGGGCCTGGTTGGGGTAACCTTCGAACTGACCAGATTATGTTGATGATTGAAAAAAAAATGGAGGAATTGGAAACATGGCAGGGGCGACTTTTTACAAATATCTGAAACGAAACCTCAACAATAAAATGGGTTAATCGTCCTTAAAGTGTGTTAATTTCTTGAAGACCCCCTAAATTTTCATTATATTTGTAATTCAAACCATTAACCAACCTAAAAACTATGAAAAAATTTACCCTTCTGATCCTGGTGATCGCTGTATCATCATTTTCATCCTTTGCTCAAAAAACTACCCATCAGATAAATAAATCAACTATTGGGGAAACTACTATCCTTACTGACTTTACAGAGTTTTCTGATGACTTTGAAGCTGGTATGTCCAAATGGACAGTAACCAATAACTGGGGACTTACTACCAGTAAATCCCACTCTCCATCGAATTCCCTGAGTGAAAGTCCTACAGGCAATTACACCAACTCCCAAACCTCCTATTGCACTATGACCAATGGGGTTGACCTTTCAGCAAAAATGTCGGCTTCTGTATCTTTCTGGGCACAATACAAGATTGAAGCTGCGTTTGATTATATGTACCTTGATGTTTCCACTGACAACTTCACAACCTTTACCAATCTTGAAGTATTTGATGGAGAAGTTACCACCTGGACTCAATACACTTACTCATTAGGAGGATTTGTGGGCCTGGGAAATAATAACATTAAACTGCGGTTCCGCTTTATTTCCGACCAGGGTTTCGTAATGGATGGAATGTATATTGATGACTTCGTAATTACAAGTTCCGATGAAGACCATTCCCCCCCATTAGTACTCTCTGCAGCCCCTGAGTTCTATGAAGGCGTATTAGGAGAATACGTAGTTGGTGCTGATATCATTGATATTTCCGGTCTTGCAACGGTGCAATGTACTTACAATGTTGATGGAGTTGCCCAGACTCCTGTACCAGGTGTGTTAGCAACAGAAGATCATTATACATTCACTATTCCTGCACAGAGTGCCGGTTCCAATGTGGATTATATCATTGAAGCTACTGATGCTTCCACCTTCGCAAATAGCGTTTCTACTGCTGAAGCTTATTATATCGCTGGTGAATATTACAAATACGATAATGCACAGGTCGACTTTTTCGTATCATTCGTTGCTTCAGAAGGAGCTGCTGTTGCATTCTCTCTTAATGGTCCAACCCATTTGGCTACTGCCCTCATCAGGAATTATATAGATATTGAACATAATAATTCCGATATGCTCTTTCACATTTGGTCAGCAGGGCCGGGCGGACCAGGGACAGATCTTATTACTCCATTTACTGTAACACCGGAAGCATCACTTTCCAACACCTCACCAATGACCCGGATAGACCTCAGGCCATATATGGCACAACTGAGTAACCTGACCGGAGATATCTTTGTTGGCTTTACAGTACTTAATGACACTGTAAACCTGACTGAAACAAATCCAGGCAGTACAGGAAGATCATTCTTCTTTGACGGGTCAGCATGGGGTGTAGCCTCAGGAGCAGATTTCCACTTCAGGTTGATCACCACTGGCTCAGGTGTAGGAGTTCCGGAAGCAGAAGGAAAAAGCTTCACACTTGCTCCAAATCCTATGGATCATTACACATTTGTCTCTATATCAGAGACCCTTCTCCAGCCCAGAATTGAACTTTACAACATGGAAGGCAGAAAACTTGATATAAAACAATATATCCAGGGTGATAAAATCCAGCTTGTCAGAGGACAACTCACCAGCGGTCTATATTTACTTAAAGTAATGGATGGAAATAAAATCGTTGGACAGGAAAAACTTATGATAAAATAATCCGACAGATTCTACAGAATTCTAAGAGAAAGAGGCTGTTTCAGTTCATGAAACAGCCTCTTTGCTATTTAAATAAATCCAGTCGTACAAATTTACCAGGATATTGTGGATCCTGAAAAAAGTCGTCAATCTCTATGTAAAAGCCTGAATAGGTTTCCTTCCAGTATAATGATTCGATATAAGGAAAGGATTCATCAGCCTGGTAAGTATCAGCGTACCAATTAGAAATATTCAATGGTATTGAGTTTACTTTACAGTCCATTATCATTATCGCGGCTCCTGCATCGGTTTCCTGGTGAATGACAGCAGTTACAGTTTTATCTTCATTTATTGTTATCGTTGCATCACCTTTATTGGGGTTCGCTCCATAATTTCCATCCCAGGATGCAGTGAGAACATTTCCATTTTGAGTAACAGGAATTTCTATGAATCCATTGCTGACCCAATTCCCGTAAGAATGGCTGGGATTACCGGTATTGTAGTAAGTTGTGTGATGACACATTGTGTTTAGATAAAAAGAGAAAGCTCTGAATAGCTGCTTTTTAGTTATCCTCACCTTGAAGGATAAATTCGCCGGATCATTCCCACTTGAATAATATTGGTTTGTATATACCAGCAGAAAACGATACCCTTCAGTAACCATGGATTTAAGGTCATTAACTGAAACAGTCCCTGAGCCTGATCCCACAAGTTCCAAAGGTGAAGTACCATTTTTGAAACGGAATAAAGAAATCCACTGATCAAATGTTTGATCAGGAACAATTGAAAGGGCAGATTCATCATCCAGTGCTTCTTCTTTTATTGTAATTGAGTAAATCTTCGACGATAGCTGAGGGTATGAAGAAGAGAACGTCTTAACACTATCGGCAGAGCTATTTATATTAAACTCATCAGCTTTTGATCCTATGAGGTATGAAGTGGAAATATCCGAATATATGCTTCCCCTGCAATACTCCTGGATCATGTTTCCATACCATTCATCATACGATTTATCCAATCCAGTCCTGATTGCCTCACCTACATTGCTGCCGGTTCTGATTTTTTCATAAATCAACTTTAATTTTTTCAACACCATATTTGGCAACCATGTGTTTAACAGCAGTTGACATCCCATAACCATATCCGCGTGCATCCGGTTTAGAATCATTCAGTCCTCCTTCAAAAGGCGCTAGTTCATTGCCTGCTCTTGCTTTAGAAGTATATCCTGACACATCAGTAAAGTATTCCTCCGACCACACCGCCACTGCCTCATCAAACCAATAATGCGGAGAGGCGAACTTGGCTTTTGAAAATCCAGACCTTGGATCATAAAGTGATTGTACAAAATGGAAAAATTCATGCCCGGCAGTAACTCGTATTTCTGGCATTTCATTCAACTTTTCAGAATTGATGGAAATTGAAGCATAATTGTCGCCCCAGGCAGAAGAAACCTGCTCACCATAGAGTGTATTGTCCATAGGATAGAGGGTAACACTCATTGGCCAGGAAGTCCTGTTACTATAGTCGAATGAAAACGGAGGAGAATTGAATGTAGTATAGGCTTCTTCGAGATAAGAGGCAACTGTGGAAGCCTGGCTGGCTTTTGAAGCCGGGAAAGTCAAATTAAAATGCCCGCCGCTGCTTGTAAGCGATTGTTGCGATTTTGCAACCATGACTCCTATGGTCAGCTTCTCATCGCTAGGTGCATTTGATTTCTGGTAAATAGATGGGGTTCTGGGAATAGTCACCACAATTTTACCATCAATTTCCAGGTGCTCAATTTTCCGATACACCGTTAATGTAGAATCCAGTGACTTAACATGGGTGACCTCCGCAAAAAAAACAGTCAGGGGTTGAGAAAGATCAAGCCCACTGAGCTTTACCTCCATAGGCTGACCTGAAGAAGGAGGTAAATCAGTTAAGAAATATAAGGGTGAAACGGCATCAGATGAAAAGGGTGTTTCAACAAGCTTACTTATTTTAACAGGCGTTGCTGCAGAAAAGGTTCCTTCAGGGATTGAGAGAGAGAAATCCCCTGAAACAAGATCAGCACCTGCCGAAGTCACAGTTTGATCAATAATCAGATCTCCAAGATTGATTTCCGGATCGTTGGATTTGTCATCTTTTGAGCAGGAGGCAAAAAGCAGTACAATGCTTAATAAGCCAATAAAATATTTC
Encoded here:
- a CDS encoding DUF2461 domain-containing protein — translated: MITDKTFDFLRQLKENNTREWFQANKKAYEAAKAEAEALIAITIKELNILDPMIQAPEVKDCMFRIFKDVRFSKDKSPYKTNFGAFISKGGRKTFNPGYYIHIEPGASMVAGGVYMPQPDILKLVRNEVYFNSDEFNKILEAKDFVKYFGTLDDFDKLKKPPKDFPADFPFVELLKYKSYIVSSMIDDEVVLSAKFPSLILEISKAMLPLNTFLNRAISNG
- a CDS encoding helix-hairpin-helix domain-containing protein, whose amino-acid sequence is MKTLASKLLIFIVIICQSHEVHSQTLDSLVGEPESLLEGMMEQYTSATSSETDFSQWFLELETLKFRPVNINSMNQEELQRLPLLNDQQIMNLQAYTREYGLLASIYELQWIDGFNQVFIDRIAPYITIEFRQEDDFKLKNAFKYGHSKIEMRYQRIIEDQSGYEKVSDSQIFLKPNYYYTGNQDGLAIRYRYSYRDQLQLGIVAEKDAGEALFGGPDSLRKGFDYYSWHLYLKNIRKLSYLALGDYQVQFGQGLTLSTGLSMGMISGILPSRKRATLIKPHNSFNENTFFRGIAAGIRQKRFLFTTFYSMRKKDGNLVNSDSTEDASAFVTSIQESGYHRTIAEIADKKVISEQLMGLNIQWSGSHVLYGATFYHSGYSLEIQKKSDPSDLTSNGTAGGNYLGVDYSYSYKRMILYGEGSYQLNGGYAFIQGLNLSLHPMLTVSSFYRSTGFNYINNYSAISGSSGTNKSEWYMGIETVFKRFSITAYTDLQQYSWLRYRVDSPSLGSSQGIELFFTLGRKGETSFRYKNSINAMNMDLELEKVQKIGYSKKQDFQWTLSYQPLPWLRIGNKVYISQLQSADAAKEKAYMISQDLKIQAFGSKLGFMLRYTMFDTDSYESRLYSYENDLPSSFSVPALNGRGSRYYLMLQLNMIKDTDIWIRYSRTCFPSATHISEGSSQIASDHKSDIRLMVSFRF
- a CDS encoding peptide MFS transporter; protein product: MFKNHPKGLLAAALANMGERFGFYTMMGILVLFLQAKFGLSGTNAGLIYSIFYFSIYILAFVGGLIADRTRNYKGTILVGLVVMAIGYFMIAFPTPTPVSNQTLFLIITCIGLFTIAFGNGLFKGNLQALVGQMYDNSTYSKMRDSGFSLFYMFINVGALFAPLIAVAVRNGWLGSHGFEYNSSLPELCHAYLNKTITPEAQEKLSTLANEVSRGVPVTDLDAFVNAYLNVFTTGFHYAFGVAIFAMAISLVIYLVNKKTFPNPAPKVSTSKSTDPSAIHMDVKEIKQRMYALFAVFGVVIFFWFSFHQNGLTLTYFAKDYTDLSILKINLGFTVIKGAEIFQSINPFFIVLLTPIIMGLFGWLRAKGIEPSTPKKIAIGMFIAALAYFVMSMGSFGLPLKSEVEAMGGLPEPEKVTPFLLIGTYFILTVAELFISPLGIAFVSKVAPPQYQGIMQGGWLGATAIGNQLLFIGAILYQDVPIWLTWSVFVVACLISMLTMLFMLRWLERVAK
- a CDS encoding TIGR01212 family radical SAM protein (This family includes YhcC from E. coli K-12, an uncharacterized radical SAM protein.): MITSENIFPWNHQRRFNSYAEHFRKEFGRRVQKVTIDAGFTCPNRDGTKSTGGCTYCDNDAFNPSYCQPHKSIEQQITEGIEFHRVRYRRATHFLAYFQAFSNTYASLDELKKLYNEALAVPGVIGLVIGTRPDCIDDEKLEYFADLAKKYHIIIEYGIESCNNTTLERINRQHTFEDSVEAIKKTADYGIRTGAHLIFGLPGETRQEMLNNASLLSTLPLNNIKFHQLQIIKNTAMALDYSKHPEDYHLFSLEEYIEFIIQFVERLNPEFVIERFTSEVPPRYHVGPGWGNLRTDQIMLMIEKKMEELETWQGRLFTNI
- a CDS encoding T9SS type A sorting domain-containing protein, which produces MKKFTLLILVIAVSSFSSFAQKTTHQINKSTIGETTILTDFTEFSDDFEAGMSKWTVTNNWGLTTSKSHSPSNSLSESPTGNYTNSQTSYCTMTNGVDLSAKMSASVSFWAQYKIEAAFDYMYLDVSTDNFTTFTNLEVFDGEVTTWTQYTYSLGGFVGLGNNNIKLRFRFISDQGFVMDGMYIDDFVITSSDEDHSPPLVLSAAPEFYEGVLGEYVVGADIIDISGLATVQCTYNVDGVAQTPVPGVLATEDHYTFTIPAQSAGSNVDYIIEATDASTFANSVSTAEAYYIAGEYYKYDNAQVDFFVSFVASEGAAVAFSLNGPTHLATALIRNYIDIEHNNSDMLFHIWSAGPGGPGTDLITPFTVTPEASLSNTSPMTRIDLRPYMAQLSNLTGDIFVGFTVLNDTVNLTETNPGSTGRSFFFDGSAWGVASGADFHFRLITTGSGVGVPEAEGKSFTLAPNPMDHYTFVSISETLLQPRIELYNMEGRKLDIKQYIQGDKIQLVRGQLTSGLYLLKVMDGNKIVGQEKLMIK